The genomic stretch TTTATTTTTAGGTGGTTGGTTGCCTCTTTTAGATGTTTGGTGGCTTAATTGGGTTCCAGGTATCATTTGGTTTGTTTTAAAGGTTTGCTTTGTGTTTTTTGGTTTTGCTATGGTTAAAGCATTTGTACCGCGCTATCGTTATGACCAGTTAATGCGGCTTGGTTGGAAAGTGTTCCTTCCCATTTCATTGGCAATGGTTGTGATAACTGCTGCTGTCTTAAAATATATTAGTTTAGCTTAAAGAGGGGGCGTTTCGTATGTCAGGTCTTATTCAAGCAGCAAAATCACTGCTTTTATTAGAATTTATAAGTGCTTTTTTTTTGGCGATGCGTCAGTTTTTTTCACCAAAACCTACGATCAATTACCCTTATGAAAAGGGTATTGTTTCTCCTCGTTTTCGTGGTGAACATGCTTTGCGTCGTTATCCAAATGGTGAAGAACGGTGTATTGCGTGTAAATTATGTGAGGCAATTTGTCCCGCGCAAGCTATTACAATTGAGGCAGGACCACGGTGTAATGATGGTACACGTAGAACTATTCGTTATGATATTGATATGGTTAAGTGTATTTATTGTGGTTTTTGTCAGGAAGCTTGTCCAGTTGATGCTATTGTGGAGGGACCAAATTTTGAATTTGCAACAGAAATGCGTGAAGAACTTTATTATGACAAAGAAAAGCTTTTAAGTAATGGGGATCGTTGGGAGAGAGAAATTGCTCGTAATATATTGATGGATGCGCCTTATCGTTAAGTGTATCGTCAACAAGTAGTCGGATGATTCTATCTGGCAAATTATAGCCGGGTGTGAATTTTATGCTAATTAGTGGTTAATTAATTGAAGGAAATCCTATGCTAACAGGTTCAGCAGCGGTATTTTTCTATATATTTTCTCTTATCATGCTCATGAGTGCAGTTATTGTTGTTGCTGCACGTAATCCAGTACATTCAGTGTTATTTTTAATCTTGGCGTTTTTTAATGCGGCGGCTTTGTTTATACTTTTAGGGGCCGAATTTTTGGGGCTTATTTTACTTGTCGTTTATGTTGGTGCTGTAGCGGTTTTATTTTTGTTTGTGGTTATGATGCTTGATGTGGACTTTGCTGAATTGAAAAGTGGAGTGCTCCGATATATTCCTGTTGGTGCTTTTATTGGTGTTGTTATTATTGTAGAATTGGTTTCTGTTTTTATTAGTAGTCACTTTTCTCCTATTTTAAGATCTTATGTTACACAACCGATGCCAGATTTAGCGCAGCGGACAAATACGCAAGCGTTAGGAGATATTCTTTATACAGATTATATTTTCTATTTCCAAATTGCTGGAACGATTTTATTAGTTGCAATGATTGGCGCTATTGTTTTAGCGCTTCGTCATAAGTCTGGTGTCAAACGACAATCAATTGCAGTGCAAGTTGCTAGAACAGCAAAAAATGCAATTGAAATTAAACAAATTGAGTCAGGTAAGGGTATTTAGCGGGGAAACGACTATGCATATTGACATTTCTCATTATCTCACTGTTTCTGCGGTAATGTTCACAATTGGCATTTTTGGCATTTTCCTAAACAGGAAGAACGTGATTATTATTCTTATGTCAATTGAGCTTATATTGCTTTCAATCAACCTTAATTTTATTGCTTTTTCAGCATTTCTTCATGATCTGGTTGGTCAAATATTCGCTTTATTTATTTTGACAGTTGCAGCTGCTGAGGCAGCAATTGGTCTAGCAATTCTTGTTGTTTTTTTCCGTAACCGCGGTTCTATCGCAGTTGAAGATGTTAATGTGATGAAAGGCTGATAAGTAATGTATTATGTAATTGTCTTTCTACCGCTTTTGGGTTTTTTAACTGCTGCTGTCGGCGGAAAAACTATAGGCTCTCGTGCAAGTGAAATTGTGACGTCTAGTTTCATGGTAATTGTTGCTGCATTGTCATGGATAGCTTTTTTAAATATTGCTATTGGTCATACTTCAGCGGTTAGCACGCCGATCTTGCACTGGGTAACTGTTAGTAACTTAGTTTTTGATTGGACCTTGTATATTGATACATTGACAGTCGTTATGCTTGTTGTGGTTAACAGTGTTTCAGCATTAGTGCATATTTATTCAATTGGTTATATGCATCACGATCCTTCAAGATCTCGGTTTTTTGCCTATCTTTCTTTATTCACATTTATGATGCTTATGCTAGTGACAGCTGATAACTTAATCCAAATGTTTTTTGGTTGGGAAGGTGTTGGGCTTGCATCTTATTTACTAATTGGCTTTTGGTTTCAGAGAGCTTCTGCTAATAAAGCAGCGATGAAAGCTTTTGTAGTTAACCGTGTTGGTGATTTTGGTTTTCTTCTAGGTATCTTTAATATTTTTGTTTTGTTTCAATCAGTTAATTTTGCAGATATTTTTGCAAAAACTATAGACAGTAGTTTTGTACAAAATACAACATTTTTAGGTTGGCAGCTTGATGGACAAACAGCAATTACTGTGACGTGTCTTCTTTTATTTGTCGGTGCTATGGGTAAATCAGCACAATTTCTTCTACACACATGGCTTCCTGATGCAATGGAAGGGCCAACACCTGTATCTGCTCTCATTCACGCAGCAACAATGGTGACTGCTGGTGTTTTTATGGTTGCACGTATGTCACCAATTTTTGAACTTTCTTCAACGGCTTCTACTGTAATTATTATTGTTGGAACGATGACTGCGTTCTTTGCGGCAACTGTAGGGCTTGTACAAAATGATATCAAGCGCGTTATTGCTTATTCAACATGTTCTCAGCTTGGTTATATGTTTGTTGCTTTAGGTGTTGGAGCTTACGGAGCAGCTGTTTTTCATCTCTTTACACACGCTTTTTTTAAGGCTCTACTGTTTCTCGGTGCGGGTTCTGTAATTCACGCAGTATCTGATGAGCAGGATATGCGAAAAATGGGAGGATTGCGTAAACATATAAAAGCAACTTATTGGATGATGATTATAGGAACTATTTCATTAACAGGTGTTGGAATACCAGGAACATTTCTTGGTACAGCGGGTTTTTTCTCAAAGGATGCAATTATAGAATCTGCTTTTGCGTCACATAATATTATTTCAGGATGTGCTTTTTGGCTTCTTGTTTTATCTGCTTTACTAACGAGTTTTTATTCATGGCGGCTTATATTTATGACATTTCATGGTAAGCCACGTGCAACTGTTGATGTTATGCATCATGTTCATGAATCGCCTCCGATTATGTTGATTCCTCTGCTTGTTTTGTCTGTTGGAGCATTATTTGCAGGTATGGTTTTTCAACCTTATTTTTTTGGTAATTTGTATGACCTTTTTTGGAAAAGCGCATTGTTTACAAGTAGTCACAACCATATTCTTCATGAAGCGCATAATGTGTTAAATTGGGTAAAGTGGTCACCATTTACAGCAATGGTCCTTGGATTTGTTTTGGCTTGTCTATTCTATATTCTTGTTCCGTCACTTCCCAAAAAACTCTCCGAGTTTATGCCTGCATTTTACCGTTTTCTTTACAATAAGTGGTATTTTGATGAACTTTATAACTTTTTGTTTGTCCGTCCTGCTTTAAAAATTGGTTGCTTTCTTTGGAAGATAGGTGATGGTAAAATTATTGATGGCCTGGGACCGAATGGTATTGCTGCACGTATTATTGATATTACAAACAGAATTATCCGACTGCAGACGGGTTATCTTTATCACTATGCGTTTGCGATGCTTATTGGTGTCATGGTGCTGATCACGTGGATAATGATCGGGAGTTTAAATTGATGACCGACTGGCCTATTCTTTCTACAGTTACATTTTTACCGCTTGTTGGTGTATTTTTGATTTTATTAATCAAAGATGACACCGAGGTTGAAAAACATAATATACGCAATGTAGCGTTTTTTACATCTGTTTTTGTTTTCATTATCTCTTTAATTATCTGG from Bartonella sp. WD16.2 encodes the following:
- the nuoL gene encoding NADH-quinone oxidoreductase subunit L; this translates as MYYVIVFLPLLGFLTAAVGGKTIGSRASEIVTSSFMVIVAALSWIAFLNIAIGHTSAVSTPILHWVTVSNLVFDWTLYIDTLTVVMLVVVNSVSALVHIYSIGYMHHDPSRSRFFAYLSLFTFMMLMLVTADNLIQMFFGWEGVGLASYLLIGFWFQRASANKAAMKAFVVNRVGDFGFLLGIFNIFVLFQSVNFADIFAKTIDSSFVQNTTFLGWQLDGQTAITVTCLLLFVGAMGKSAQFLLHTWLPDAMEGPTPVSALIHAATMVTAGVFMVARMSPIFELSSTASTVIIIVGTMTAFFAATVGLVQNDIKRVIAYSTCSQLGYMFVALGVGAYGAAVFHLFTHAFFKALLFLGAGSVIHAVSDEQDMRKMGGLRKHIKATYWMMIIGTISLTGVGIPGTFLGTAGFFSKDAIIESAFASHNIISGCAFWLLVLSALLTSFYSWRLIFMTFHGKPRATVDVMHHVHESPPIMLIPLLVLSVGALFAGMVFQPYFFGNLYDLFWKSALFTSSHNHILHEAHNVLNWVKWSPFTAMVLGFVLACLFYILVPSLPKKLSEFMPAFYRFLYNKWYFDELYNFLFVRPALKIGCFLWKIGDGKIIDGLGPNGIAARIIDITNRIIRLQTGYLYHYAFAMLIGVMVLITWIMIGSLN
- the nuoK gene encoding NADH-quinone oxidoreductase subunit NuoK, translated to MHIDISHYLTVSAVMFTIGIFGIFLNRKNVIIILMSIELILLSINLNFIAFSAFLHDLVGQIFALFILTVAAAEAAIGLAILVVFFRNRGSIAVEDVNVMKG
- the nuoI gene encoding NADH-quinone oxidoreductase subunit NuoI; the protein is MSGLIQAAKSLLLLEFISAFFLAMRQFFSPKPTINYPYEKGIVSPRFRGEHALRRYPNGEERCIACKLCEAICPAQAITIEAGPRCNDGTRRTIRYDIDMVKCIYCGFCQEACPVDAIVEGPNFEFATEMREELYYDKEKLLSNGDRWEREIARNILMDAPYR
- a CDS encoding NADH-quinone oxidoreductase subunit J; the encoded protein is MLTGSAAVFFYIFSLIMLMSAVIVVAARNPVHSVLFLILAFFNAAALFILLGAEFLGLILLVVYVGAVAVLFLFVVMMLDVDFAELKSGVLRYIPVGAFIGVVIIVELVSVFISSHFSPILRSYVTQPMPDLAQRTNTQALGDILYTDYIFYFQIAGTILLVAMIGAIVLALRHKSGVKRQSIAVQVARTAKNAIEIKQIESGKGI